A DNA window from Propionispora vibrioides contains the following coding sequences:
- the yajC gene encoding preprotein translocase subunit YajC, with protein MIFLPGITQEIMQYAPLIVMIVIFYFFLYRPQKKRQQQRNQMLDSLKKGDRIVTVGGLHGTIVALNERVVTLKIAEKVDVTVSRSSVNGLQSELKNTEK; from the coding sequence GTGATTTTTTTGCCGGGAATAACACAGGAAATCATGCAGTATGCTCCGTTGATCGTAATGATCGTTATTTTTTACTTTTTTCTGTACAGACCGCAAAAAAAACGTCAGCAGCAAAGAAATCAGATGCTGGACAGCTTGAAAAAAGGGGACCGGATTGTGACTGTTGGCGGGTTGCATGGCACCATAGTGGCACTGAATGAAAGAGTGGTTACCTTGAAGATTGCCGAAAAGGTGGATGTTACCGTTTCCCGTTCGTCGGTGAATGGGTTACAGAGTGAACTTAAGAACACTGAAAAATGA
- the pfkA gene encoding 6-phosphofructokinase produces the protein MAQRIAVLSSGGDAPGMNAAIRAVVRKGLYHGFEMIGVERGYDGVIGGKFMPMNAKSVSGIIQYGGTILKTARSEAFRTSEGFIEAINQLKRFDIDSLVVIGGDGSMAGAMKLAEAGIKTMVIPATIDNDMVGTDYTIGFDTAVNTVLDAVNKIRDTTASHERVAIVEVMGRHAGHIALMSGLACGAEIILLPERPLDIEKVCERLQNTYRRGKLYSIIMLAEGVAHGFDIAKIIDEKTSFEPHVTVLGYIQRGGMPLATDNIMASRMGGAAIDSIIKGEVNRLTSIQAGKLITVPYEEAVKYKNTIDIADYELAGVLAT, from the coding sequence ATGGCACAGCGAATTGCAGTATTGTCAAGCGGCGGCGACGCTCCGGGAATGAATGCGGCTATACGCGCGGTAGTGCGTAAAGGCTTGTATCACGGTTTTGAAATGATCGGTGTGGAAAGAGGCTATGACGGTGTTATTGGCGGCAAATTCATGCCGATGAATGCAAAATCGGTTTCCGGTATTATTCAATATGGCGGAACCATCTTAAAAACGGCCCGCAGCGAAGCTTTCCGTACTTCCGAGGGCTTTATTGAAGCGATCAATCAGCTGAAACGGTTTGATATTGACAGTTTGGTGGTCATCGGTGGCGACGGTTCAATGGCCGGCGCGATGAAACTGGCGGAAGCCGGCATTAAAACGATGGTGATTCCGGCGACAATCGATAATGACATGGTCGGTACCGATTATACAATCGGTTTCGATACAGCTGTCAACACCGTGCTTGATGCGGTGAACAAGATCCGTGATACAACCGCTTCCCATGAACGGGTGGCTATTGTAGAAGTCATGGGGCGCCATGCCGGTCATATTGCCCTGATGTCCGGACTGGCTTGTGGAGCAGAAATCATTCTGTTGCCCGAACGTCCGCTGGATATTGAAAAGGTTTGTGAACGTCTGCAGAACACCTACCGCCGTGGTAAGCTGTATAGCATTATTATGCTGGCCGAAGGCGTGGCTCACGGTTTTGATATTGCCAAGATTATTGATGAAAAAACCAGCTTTGAACCCCATGTTACTGTGCTGGGCTACATCCAGCGTGGCGGTATGCCGCTGGCGACGGATAACATCATGGCCAGCCGGATGGGCGGCGCTGCCATCGACAGCATTATCAAGGGGGAGGTCAACCGTCTGACGTCGATACAGGCCGGTAAGTTGATTACCGTACCTTATGAGGAAGCCGTGAAGTACAAAAATACCATTGATATTGCCGATTATGAACTGGCAGGAGTATTGGCTACCTGA
- the ruvA gene encoding Holliday junction branch migration protein RuvA, producing MIGYLRGVISHLMPEYCLLDVQGVGYRVFIAGSTRQKLSVGVTASLFTYMHVREDALLLYGFSTQDEYDLFIRVTSVSGIGPKVAMGILSACSPTDFRLAVASNHIAFLTKLPGIGKKTAERIVLELKDKLGAGLAAGADVLTTTGPAVAVNDSEVEQALQALVALGYNQNEIMPVLKGLDGAGHSAETLIRLALKEFVRR from the coding sequence ATGATCGGTTATTTGCGGGGGGTCATTTCCCACCTTATGCCGGAATACTGTCTGCTTGATGTGCAGGGAGTGGGCTACCGGGTATTTATTGCCGGTTCAACCAGGCAGAAGCTGTCGGTTGGTGTGACGGCTTCCCTGTTTACTTATATGCATGTCCGGGAAGATGCTTTATTGCTTTATGGTTTTTCCACACAGGATGAATATGATCTGTTTATCCGGGTCACCTCGGTGAGCGGGATCGGTCCCAAGGTAGCGATGGGTATTCTGTCTGCCTGCAGTCCGACAGATTTTCGACTGGCTGTCGCCAGTAACCATATCGCCTTCTTGACCAAGCTGCCGGGAATCGGCAAGAAAACAGCCGAGCGGATTGTTTTGGAACTGAAAGATAAGCTTGGTGCTGGCCTGGCGGCAGGAGCCGACGTGCTGACTACTACCGGTCCGGCTGTTGCCGTTAACGATAGCGAGGTGGAACAGGCCTTGCAGGCGCTGGTAGCCCTAGGCTACAACCAAAATGAAATCATGCCGGTGTTGAAGGGACTGGACGGTGCCGGTCACTCAGCAGAAACGTTGATCCGGCTGGCGCTTAAGGAATTTGTCAGGAGGTAG
- the ruvC gene encoding crossover junction endodeoxyribonuclease RuvC, which produces MLALGIDPGTAICGYGLVELRRNTLKAVDYGAIETSPQLTAAKRLTIIHQELDRLIKKYQPDVVGVEQLFFSKNVRTAMAVGQARGVILLAIDQNNIALAEYTPLQVKQSVVGYGKATKEQVIFMTQRLLNLPCKPSPDDVADALAIAICTTHSAGNNLVSWGTKL; this is translated from the coding sequence ATGTTGGCATTAGGTATTGATCCGGGAACCGCTATCTGCGGTTATGGATTGGTCGAACTGCGGCGCAACACGTTAAAGGCTGTGGATTACGGAGCGATTGAGACCAGCCCGCAACTGACGGCGGCTAAGCGGCTGACCATTATTCATCAGGAACTGGATAGGCTTATCAAGAAATACCAGCCCGATGTGGTTGGTGTGGAACAACTTTTTTTCAGTAAAAATGTCCGGACCGCGATGGCTGTCGGGCAGGCTCGCGGTGTCATTCTGCTGGCCATTGATCAAAATAATATTGCTTTGGCCGAATATACGCCGCTGCAGGTAAAACAGTCGGTTGTCGGATATGGCAAGGCGACCAAGGAGCAGGTTATTTTTATGACGCAGCGGCTGTTAAATCTGCCCTGTAAGCCCAGTCCGGATGATGTGGCGGACGCTTTGGCCATTGCTATTTGCACAACCCATTCGGCAGGAAATAATCTTGTGTCATGGGGTACTAAATTATGA
- the ruvB gene encoding Holliday junction branch migration DNA helicase RuvB produces MEEDRIIAADEQDVDNWQYSLRPRRLAEYIGQDQVKNSLSIFVQAALTRQEALDHVLLYGPPGLGKTTMANIIANELGVNFRITSGPAIERPGDLAALLTNLGEKDVLFIDEIHRLSRSVEEILYSAMEDYALDIIIGKGPSARSIRLDLAPFTLVGATTKAGALAAPLRDRFGVICRLEYYSPEHLVCIVKRAAQILEIDIEERGAWEIAKRSRGTPRVANRLLKRVRDYAQIVGEGTITDEIADKALAMLEVDKIGLDRTDRELLLAVIKKFGGGPVGLETLAASISEETDTIEDVYEPYLLQLGFINRTPRGRVATAAAYQHLGIAVKEDSQVKLL; encoded by the coding sequence ATGGAGGAAGATCGCATTATAGCGGCCGATGAGCAGGATGTGGACAATTGGCAGTATAGTTTGCGTCCGCGGCGTCTGGCCGAATATATAGGACAGGATCAGGTTAAAAACAGCCTGTCCATTTTTGTGCAGGCGGCGTTAACCCGTCAGGAAGCGTTGGACCATGTGCTCTTATACGGGCCGCCGGGGTTGGGAAAAACTACCATGGCCAATATTATTGCCAATGAACTGGGTGTTAATTTTAGAATCACCTCAGGTCCGGCGATCGAACGTCCCGGTGATTTAGCGGCTCTGCTAACCAATCTGGGTGAAAAAGATGTTCTGTTTATTGACGAAATACATCGTCTGTCCCGCAGCGTGGAGGAAATTTTATATTCAGCTATGGAAGATTATGCCTTGGACATCATTATTGGCAAGGGCCCGAGTGCCCGGTCGATCCGGTTGGATTTAGCTCCTTTTACTTTGGTCGGAGCCACCACTAAAGCCGGTGCCCTGGCGGCGCCGCTGCGGGACCGTTTTGGCGTCATCTGCCGGCTGGAATATTACAGTCCGGAGCATTTGGTGTGCATCGTAAAGCGGGCCGCTCAAATTTTAGAGATTGATATTGAGGAACGTGGTGCCTGGGAAATCGCCAAACGGTCCCGGGGTACGCCGCGCGTGGCCAACCGTTTGCTAAAACGGGTGCGGGACTATGCTCAGATTGTCGGCGAAGGCACCATTACCGACGAGATCGCCGATAAAGCACTGGCTATGCTGGAAGTGGATAAGATCGGGCTGGACCGGACCGACCGGGAATTACTGCTGGCTGTGATTAAAAAGTTTGGTGGCGGACCGGTCGGTTTAGAAACTCTGGCGGCATCGATCAGTGAGGAGACCGATACCATTGAGGATGTTTATGAACCCTATTTGCTCCAACTGGGCTTTATTAACCGTACGCCACGCGGACGGGTGGCTACGGCAGCCGCCTATCAGCATCTGGGTATTGCGGTGAAGGAAGACAGCCAGGTGAAATTATTATAA
- a CDS encoding epoxyqueuosine reductase QueH, translating to MRMLLHMCCGPCSAFPLKQLRELGHDVTGYFYNPNIHPYKEFRKRLETAQDFAARSQLTMIVDDSYTLEEFLTQALQAENGRCGMCYELRLRQTARYAKEQGFDCFTTSLLVSPYQKHELIRETCERVAAEEDIAFLYVDFRTGWQEGVQISKDMELYRQPYCGCIFSEKERYMKKRSVKS from the coding sequence ATGCGAATGTTGCTGCATATGTGCTGTGGTCCGTGTTCGGCGTTTCCGTTAAAGCAGCTCCGGGAACTGGGACATGACGTGACCGGCTATTTTTATAATCCCAATATTCATCCTTATAAGGAATTCCGCAAAAGATTGGAGACGGCCCAGGATTTTGCCGCCCGCTCTCAGCTTACCATGATTGTTGATGACAGCTATACACTGGAGGAGTTTTTAACCCAGGCGCTGCAGGCGGAAAATGGCCGCTGCGGTATGTGCTATGAACTGCGGCTGCGACAAACGGCCCGGTATGCCAAAGAACAGGGTTTTGACTGTTTTACTACCAGCCTTTTGGTCAGTCCTTATCAAAAGCATGAATTGATTCGGGAAACCTGCGAAAGAGTGGCGGCGGAAGAAGACATCGCGTTCTTATATGTTGATTTCCGGACCGGCTGGCAGGAAGGCGTGCAAATCAGTAAAGACATGGAATTGTACCGGCAGCCCTATTGCGGCTGTATTTTCAGTGAGAAAGAAAGGTATATGAAAAAGCGGAGTGTGAAGTCCTGA
- a CDS encoding DUF2905 domain-containing protein produces MLAFDSFGKTLIYLGIILVIAGVVLHYGGKFFSLGRLPGDIHWEKGNFSFHFPIVTSLILSILLTVILNLFTRR; encoded by the coding sequence ATGCTGGCGTTTGATTCTTTTGGCAAGACCTTGATCTATCTGGGAATTATCCTGGTCATTGCTGGTGTTGTCTTGCATTATGGCGGAAAGTTTTTTAGCCTTGGTCGCTTGCCGGGAGATATTCATTGGGAAAAGGGGAATTTTAGCTTTCACTTTCCTATTGTTACTTCTCTTATCCTCAGTATTTTGCTTACGGTAATTCTCAATTTATTTACCCGCCGTTGA
- a CDS encoding PP2C family protein-serine/threonine phosphatase: protein MEVKIGIAKTHKYAMSECGDSVEVAERPRGGISAILADGQGSGKAAKLTSSMVVNKAAALIAEGARDGAVARAVHDYLYTMKDGKVSSTLTVLSVDLETETVLFSRNSNCPVIIKNMYHTDVYEQEINSIGVHKRMKPLMHQLPLETGMILVSYSDGIQAAGRKRGKTMDFNYLLKIIEENGPADASFIAESILEYALQLDDYRPGDDMTVVVMGLTDSENVHKIHRMSVNFPC from the coding sequence ATGGAAGTGAAAATTGGCATAGCCAAAACCCATAAATATGCGATGAGCGAATGTGGCGACAGCGTAGAAGTTGCTGAACGGCCCCGCGGCGGAATTTCCGCCATCCTGGCGGACGGTCAGGGCAGCGGCAAGGCCGCGAAACTGACCAGCAGCATGGTGGTCAACAAGGCGGCGGCGCTTATTGCCGAAGGGGCCCGTGACGGTGCGGTAGCCAGGGCTGTTCACGATTATCTGTATACCATGAAGGACGGGAAAGTTTCTTCGACCTTAACGGTATTAAGTGTGGATTTGGAAACAGAAACTGTACTGTTTAGCCGTAATTCCAATTGTCCGGTTATTATTAAAAATATGTATCATACTGACGTCTATGAGCAGGAAATTAACTCCATCGGTGTGCATAAACGGATGAAGCCTTTAATGCACCAACTTCCGTTAGAGACAGGGATGATCCTGGTCTCTTATTCTGACGGGATTCAGGCTGCCGGACGCAAACGGGGCAAGACGATGGACTTTAATTATTTGCTGAAAATCATTGAGGAGAACGGACCTGCTGATGCTTCCTTTATTGCAGAATCCATTCTGGAGTATGCGCTTCAGCTTGACGATTATCGCCCCGGCGATGATATGACTGTTGTAGTTATGGGATTAACAGACAGTGAAAATGTACACAAAATTCACCGGATGAGTGTCAATTTCCCCTGCTGA
- the queA gene encoding tRNA preQ1(34) S-adenosylmethionine ribosyltransferase-isomerase QueA: protein MRLEDFDYLLPEDRIAQLPCEPRDASRLLVLDRGRDELEHKQFFNLPEYLRPGDTLVFNDTRVIPARLIGHKEQTGAKIEVFLLNRLTATDWEVLVKPGKKARPGTVIVFSEALRCEILDCTDFGGRVIRFQFDGVFEEILDKLGETPLPPYIKEQLTDKERYQTVYARERGSAAAPTAGLHFTQGLLEHLRQQGINLAFVTLHVGLGTFRPVQVEDITQHTMHKEYYTITPEAAELINATKQAGNRVIAVGTTSVRTLETAAAGGQVRSGSGWTSIFIYPGCQFQVVDAIITNFHLPKSTLLMLISAFAGRERVLAAYREAVVRQYRFFSFGDAMLII from the coding sequence ATGCGATTAGAAGATTTTGACTATCTATTGCCGGAGGATCGGATTGCCCAGCTGCCGTGCGAACCGCGGGATGCTTCACGGCTCTTGGTGCTGGACCGGGGCAGGGACGAACTGGAGCATAAGCAGTTTTTTAACCTGCCAGAGTATCTGCGTCCCGGCGATACTCTGGTCTTTAATGATACACGGGTTATTCCGGCCCGATTGATCGGACATAAGGAGCAAACCGGCGCAAAAATTGAGGTGTTCTTGCTGAATCGCTTGACGGCAACCGATTGGGAGGTGCTGGTTAAGCCCGGCAAAAAAGCCCGTCCCGGCACGGTTATTGTTTTTAGCGAAGCACTGCGCTGCGAGATTCTTGACTGTACCGACTTTGGCGGCCGGGTAATCCGCTTTCAATTTGACGGTGTATTTGAGGAGATCCTGGACAAGCTGGGCGAGACACCGCTGCCGCCTTATATTAAAGAGCAGCTTACCGATAAAGAACGTTATCAGACGGTATACGCCCGGGAGCGGGGCTCGGCAGCAGCACCGACAGCGGGACTTCATTTTACGCAAGGACTTTTAGAGCACTTGCGACAGCAGGGCATTAATCTGGCCTTTGTAACCTTACATGTCGGACTGGGGACTTTTCGGCCGGTACAGGTGGAGGATATTACCCAGCATACCATGCATAAGGAATATTACACCATTACGCCGGAAGCGGCCGAACTGATCAATGCCACTAAACAGGCGGGCAACAGGGTTATTGCCGTGGGAACGACCTCGGTGCGGACGCTGGAAACAGCGGCGGCGGGCGGTCAGGTGAGGAGCGGCAGCGGCTGGACAAGTATTTTTATTTATCCCGGCTGTCAGTTTCAGGTTGTCGATGCCATCATAACTAATTTTCATTTGCCGAAATCGACGCTGTTAATGTTGATCAGCGCCTTTGCCGGGAGGGAAAGGGTTCTGGCGGCCTACCGGGAAGCGGTGGTCCGGCAGTATCGTTTTTTCAGCTTCGGCGATGCCATGCTGATTATCTAG
- a CDS encoding SpoIID/LytB domain-containing protein, which translates to MLRKAFVILLLFLLSLPLPGFATSAEPVPVLKQAAAVPQIRVGLWVNQPSVVLSADVKFAVVDNDTGAVLVQLGPKEKLVATAADKLILNGRAQTAKSVRLVVEDSKSFIEVNKRHYRGTIELMVAKKGLTVINRLPVEEYVYGIIGKEISPYWPMEAIKAQAVASRSYALANLNKHAQQGFDVCATTDCQVYGGVDDENLKTNRAIDETAGMVLTYQGKVIPGYFHSSGGGYTENSENVWGSYLPYLRGVADFDQNNPNYSWEKKFSAAELQSLLERAGYAIGKLEAVELSALTPPPVRNSLDRGISGRVNEMMFIGSKGSVTLPGTKVRSLLSLKSTLFDISVVAPANKTLEVEITDSYGDHETKEIPVNLPPNKQKGFLLDRDSIRHISGTGQEQIVFNGFGSGHGLGMSQWGAKAMAEKAPAGSSEYFKAILKHYYQGIEIKKLY; encoded by the coding sequence TTGTTGCGTAAAGCCTTTGTAATTTTATTGCTTTTTTTGCTGAGTCTTCCGTTGCCAGGTTTTGCTACTTCGGCGGAACCGGTGCCAGTGCTGAAGCAGGCCGCTGCGGTGCCGCAAATCAGGGTAGGCTTATGGGTAAATCAGCCCAGTGTCGTCCTGTCTGCCGATGTGAAATTTGCGGTGGTGGACAATGATACCGGAGCGGTATTGGTTCAATTGGGTCCCAAGGAGAAGCTGGTTGCCACGGCGGCGGACAAGCTTATTTTAAATGGCCGGGCACAGACGGCTAAATCAGTCAGACTGGTGGTGGAAGATAGCAAATCATTCATCGAAGTAAACAAGCGTCATTATCGCGGTACGATTGAGCTTATGGTGGCGAAAAAAGGCTTGACAGTCATTAATCGGCTGCCGGTGGAAGAATATGTGTACGGGATTATTGGCAAGGAAATTTCCCCCTATTGGCCGATGGAAGCCATTAAGGCGCAGGCCGTGGCTTCCCGTTCCTATGCCCTGGCCAATCTGAATAAACATGCCCAGCAGGGCTTTGATGTTTGTGCCACCACCGACTGCCAGGTATATGGCGGGGTCGATGATGAAAATCTGAAAACCAACCGGGCTATTGATGAAACAGCCGGTATGGTGCTTACCTATCAGGGGAAGGTCATTCCCGGTTATTTTCACAGCAGCGGCGGCGGTTATACGGAAAATAGTGAAAACGTCTGGGGCAGTTATCTGCCTTATTTGCGCGGCGTAGCGGATTTTGATCAAAATAATCCGAACTATTCCTGGGAAAAGAAGTTTAGTGCTGCTGAATTGCAGTCCCTCCTGGAACGGGCCGGCTACGCCATCGGCAAGCTGGAAGCGGTAGAACTGTCGGCGTTGACGCCGCCGCCTGTTCGCAATTCTCTGGACCGGGGAATTTCCGGACGGGTCAATGAAATGATGTTCATTGGCTCAAAGGGCAGTGTCACGTTACCGGGGACGAAAGTCCGCAGCTTATTGTCGCTGAAAAGTACGCTGTTCGATATTTCGGTCGTCGCCCCGGCCAATAAGACGCTGGAGGTTGAAATTACTGACTCCTATGGTGACCATGAAACCAAGGAGATACCGGTCAACCTGCCGCCTAATAAGCAAAAGGGATTTTTGCTGGATCGTGACAGTATCCGTCATATAAGCGGGACCGGACAGGAGCAGATTGTATTTAATGGTTTTGGCTCCGGCCATGGTCTGGGTATGTCGCAGTGGGGTGCCAAGGCTATGGCGGAAAAAGCTCCGGCCGGTAGTTCGGAATACTTTAAAGCCATATTGAAACACTATTATCAGGGAATTGAAATTAAAAAGTTGTATTAG
- the tgt gene encoding tRNA guanosine(34) transglycosylase Tgt — MAVQYELIKRCSKTGARAGRLHTPHGTFDTPIFMPVGTQATVKAMSPHELKEMGAGIILSNTYHLYLRPGHELVAEAGGLHKFMNWDGGILTDSGGFQVFSLGPLRKITEEGVTFRSHIDGSKQFLSPERATEVQMALGADIIMAFDECVPYPADHDYARKSTERTTRWAERCKGAHTRADQALFGIVQGGMYKDLRSMSVRDLVSLDFPGYAIGGLSVGESKDLMYEMLEHTVPLLPVNKPRYLMGVGTPDCLVEGVLHGIDMFDCVFPTRVARNGTVMTHQGRLVVKNAEYTRDFRPIDSDCGCYTCRNFSRAYIRHLLKTEEIFGLRLTTIHNLYFLIHFMKKMRQAIIDDRFLEFRAEFWSQYQK; from the coding sequence ATGGCTGTACAATATGAATTAATTAAACGTTGTTCGAAAACAGGGGCGCGGGCCGGACGGCTGCATACGCCTCACGGCACCTTTGATACTCCGATTTTTATGCCTGTGGGCACCCAGGCTACCGTTAAAGCCATGTCGCCCCATGAGTTAAAGGAAATGGGTGCGGGAATTATTTTAAGCAACACCTATCATTTATATCTCAGGCCGGGTCATGAGCTGGTGGCGGAGGCTGGCGGACTGCATAAGTTTATGAACTGGGATGGCGGCATTTTGACCGACAGTGGTGGTTTTCAGGTATTTAGCCTGGGGCCGTTGCGAAAAATTACCGAGGAAGGTGTTACCTTCCGTTCCCACATTGACGGATCAAAGCAGTTTCTTTCACCGGAACGGGCCACTGAGGTACAGATGGCGTTGGGGGCGGATATCATTATGGCCTTTGATGAGTGCGTGCCTTATCCGGCTGATCATGACTATGCCAGAAAATCCACCGAGCGGACGACCCGCTGGGCCGAACGCTGTAAAGGTGCCCACACCAGGGCCGATCAGGCGCTGTTCGGCATTGTCCAGGGAGGTATGTATAAAGATTTGCGCAGTATGAGTGTCCGCGACTTGGTTTCCCTGGATTTTCCCGGTTATGCCATTGGCGGTCTCAGTGTGGGTGAGTCCAAGGATTTGATGTATGAAATGCTTGAGCATACAGTGCCGCTGCTGCCGGTTAATAAGCCGCGCTATTTAATGGGCGTGGGGACACCTGACTGTTTGGTGGAAGGCGTGCTGCATGGAATTGATATGTTTGACTGTGTGTTTCCCACCCGTGTTGCCCGCAATGGGACAGTGATGACCCATCAGGGGCGCCTGGTGGTGAAGAACGCGGAATATACCCGGGATTTCAGACCGATCGATTCCGATTGCGGCTGCTATACGTGCCGCAATTTTTCACGGGCCTATATCCGCCATTTACTGAAAACCGAAGAAATATTCGGCCTGCGCCTGACTACTATTCATAATCTGTATTTTCTTATTCATTTTATGAAAAAAATGCGACAGGCTATTATTGACGACCGCTTTTTGGAATTTAGAGCGGAGTTTTGGTCGCAATATCAAAAGTAA
- a CDS encoding BofC C-terminal domain-containing protein: MLPFSKFTGKLKIIGLVGGMLVAAGLGFYLYVHPNAFHKPDIIQDAEVSKPESKIKINTETALVQHILYTKCNDEEVLQTKAPDTMAGFTLAQVQQVYPGWTINKFDTAEVDMTLKVDSYCREHANNMFLGIKDGHVAVFYGKPGPKAIVKEVTSIPVNRLMEQDLAELRQGLVVNSKEEMLRTIEGLQSR, translated from the coding sequence ATGTTGCCATTTTCCAAATTTACCGGAAAGTTAAAAATAATAGGGTTGGTTGGCGGAATGCTGGTGGCCGCAGGATTGGGTTTTTATCTGTATGTTCATCCAAACGCTTTCCATAAACCGGATATCATACAGGATGCCGAAGTCAGCAAGCCGGAAAGCAAAATAAAAATCAATACCGAGACTGCCTTGGTCCAGCATATTCTTTATACCAAATGCAATGATGAGGAAGTCTTACAAACCAAAGCGCCGGATACCATGGCCGGCTTTACGCTGGCTCAGGTGCAGCAGGTATATCCTGGCTGGACAATCAATAAATTTGATACGGCGGAAGTGGATATGACCCTCAAGGTCGACAGCTATTGCCGGGAGCATGCCAACAATATGTTCCTGGGGATTAAAGACGGGCATGTCGCCGTTTTCTACGGGAAACCGGGACCAAAGGCCATCGTGAAAGAGGTCACATCCATCCCGGTTAACCGGCTGATGGAACAGGATTTGGCTGAACTGCGTCAGGGCCTGGTCGTCAACTCTAAGGAGGAAATGCTGCGGACTATTGAGGGATTGCAGTCACGGTAA
- a CDS encoding 5-formyltetrahydrofolate cyclo-ligase: MANDAGSKKKELRQKILNLRRSLPRETIMAESEAIAGQLYNWPEYVQARTVMLFLSMPDEVQTRQLIEHAWQQGKTVCVPYPGEVYGYMQAAVIHNFAELSAGKFGILVPDESTLSFVAPEQIDLVIVPGVAFDALGRRCGMGAGYYDRFLYKTSHAVTAGVALSCQMVPEVVCATHDQTVDYIVTGDQLIKCGEGKM; encoded by the coding sequence TTGGCGAATGATGCAGGCAGCAAAAAGAAGGAATTGCGGCAAAAAATCCTGAACCTACGGCGTTCTTTGCCACGGGAGACTATTATGGCGGAGAGTGAGGCCATTGCCGGGCAACTGTACAACTGGCCTGAATATGTTCAGGCCAGGACAGTGATGCTTTTTTTGTCCATGCCCGATGAGGTACAGACCAGGCAGTTGATTGAGCATGCCTGGCAGCAAGGTAAGACGGTTTGTGTGCCCTATCCCGGGGAAGTATATGGTTATATGCAGGCTGCAGTTATACATAATTTTGCAGAGTTGTCAGCAGGAAAATTCGGTATTTTGGTACCGGATGAAAGCACGCTTTCTTTTGTAGCGCCAGAGCAGATCGATTTGGTTATTGTGCCCGGTGTCGCCTTTGATGCCTTAGGCCGGCGGTGTGGTATGGGGGCCGGCTATTATGATCGGTTTTTGTATAAAACATCCCATGCCGTAACGGCGGGCGTGGCGCTCAGCTGTCAGATGGTTCCCGAAGTGGTCTGCGCTACGCACGACCAGACTGTTGATTACATTGTCACCGGGGATCAGCTTATAAAATGCGGTGAAGGCAAGATGTAG